A region from the Bradyrhizobium erythrophlei genome encodes:
- a CDS encoding helix-turn-helix domain-containing protein encodes MTVRYDTASEPARRRLAVWQDIVCDVFVGLDCKSDLEDFRGSVAQTNFGGLSLTRVESSRQRVFRTPSRIARAKEDYVLFAFGATGVGGVIQDGREALIRPGEFALYDTTRPYELSFDTDFSQTILQVPRKLALERLGRVDDLTAVTFSSDRPLHRLASDFIAGLSQIIEVVETPAAERLSGQALDLVAIALGQTVEAHRSSTYRSALLYRLKAYIRGRLPDPRLCLTETAAAMGISPRYVNALLESENESFGRYVLAHRLEACRNHLADPALAHRHITEIAFAWGFNDPSHFSRSFKDRFGISPRDYRASSRKDTFI; translated from the coding sequence GTGACCGTTCGATACGACACCGCTTCGGAACCGGCGCGTCGCCGCCTCGCGGTGTGGCAGGATATCGTTTGCGATGTCTTCGTTGGGCTTGATTGCAAATCGGACCTCGAGGATTTTCGCGGCTCGGTAGCGCAAACAAATTTCGGCGGATTGTCACTGACACGAGTCGAATCCTCGAGACAGAGAGTTTTCCGAACACCATCGCGAATTGCGCGAGCGAAAGAGGACTACGTGCTGTTCGCCTTTGGGGCCACCGGCGTCGGAGGCGTCATCCAGGATGGTCGCGAAGCGCTGATCAGGCCTGGCGAGTTCGCACTTTACGACACCACGCGGCCTTATGAACTTTCCTTCGATACGGACTTCTCCCAGACCATTCTCCAGGTTCCCCGCAAACTCGCGCTGGAACGCCTGGGACGGGTGGACGATCTGACGGCAGTGACATTCTCCTCCGACCGTCCGCTCCACCGCCTCGCCTCGGATTTCATTGCCGGCCTGTCGCAGATTATCGAAGTAGTCGAAACGCCCGCGGCCGAACGGCTGTCCGGCCAGGCACTCGACCTGGTCGCCATCGCGCTTGGCCAGACGGTGGAGGCGCACCGGTCGTCGACCTACAGGTCAGCCCTGCTCTATCGGCTGAAAGCCTATATTCGTGGCCGTTTGCCGGATCCACGGCTGTGCCTGACCGAAACCGCGGCGGCCATGGGCATTTCGCCGCGATACGTCAATGCCTTGCTCGAATCGGAGAACGAATCGTTCGGCAGGTACGTGTTGGCGCACCGGCTTGAGGCATGCCGAAATCATCTTGCCGATCCCGCGCTCGCCCACCGGCATATCACCGAGATCGCCTTTGCATGGGGATTCAACGATCCGTCGCACTTCAGCAGATCGTTCAAGGACAGGTTCGGCATTTCGCCGCGCGACTATCGCGCCAGCAGTCGCAAGGATACCTTCATCTGA